In Terriglobus sp. TAA 43, a single window of DNA contains:
- a CDS encoding TonB-dependent receptor: MKDLSRICTQSRGTADEQRFAMTKGALRAMTMVGMFAAAVSPALAQTTTADVVGTATDVSGAVVPNATVTLTDVNTHTTRTVKAGTGGEYTFTLLNPGTYSLSVTASGFKTFQITTFNLSAGDRAREDAHLAVGSEGETVNVEATTPALRTDSAAIITTVTEKATQELPLNGRNFINLVQVTPGATEGLNNGLASGNRPDDRRQTSSISMNGQADMMNNQTIDGIDNNERVIGSIGVRPSVDSIQEVSVQTNVFTAEVGRAAGAIVNVITKSGSNQFHGTVYEFFRHDKLNANPFKFGAAIPKPKYRQNQFGGSIGGPIFKDKTFFFADYEQLNKVFNQNPSSTTVPTLFERNNPGNFTDNVGINTIVPAASFDKVALQYFNLFPLPNTGTAATVANNYTAARPDSQFSKVGDVRGDQRFSNGDLFYVRYTYNRVDTSIGSLFPAVNSAAGVIYPGGNLGSYPGPALTRAHQAHLNYVHSFTPNLLMELKAGYTLLDNAQYPLNFGKAINTAFGQPNINVDGRTAELSAVNVTLGGATLGNRPPIIYHENTYQYEGTVTYIRGKQIIKVGAGVIRRQDSTTQTDTANGNWVFDNFAKLLSGDYATAARNQILYTPRNRTWEPHFFFQDDVHLTPNLTVNLGARYDLFTPYTETNNILSNFDIVQQKFLIAGVNADSHGGIKTDYSNFAPRIGFAYTPAPKTVIRGGFGLTFAPENTTSGSALVNQPFTATLGPYTQVQAPGGFGKFANGMPTPTANPYLVPTGSATAALDPNFKSTYIEQFNLTLEREFAGFVGTLSYVGELGRRNGYYLSDFNTVPLNLAPQSFTAATQGSTTLAPVATADYNSRRRFASGNNTQLLGVPLYRSTGASSYHGFQAVLKRRFSKGLDLQVAYTQSRLLDNTESISNNGGNGFGSTAELLNSIEYGNGNLDMRSRITGTFNYALPFGQNTHGFVGVLAKGWQANGIVVWGTGLPFSVTNNVNRSGTRPTATNSDRSARLSSGRVGHPTITKWFDTNAFVWQPNGTTSQQRRNQLYGPGIQRVDLSLFKNFDLTERFKLELRTEAFNVLNTAQFVNPSASLNQVACTTGCNSFPVAGFAPAAGYGAITATNFSYNPRLIQFAARVKF; encoded by the coding sequence ATGAAGGACCTTTCAAGAATCTGTACTCAGTCGCGAGGCACTGCGGATGAGCAGCGTTTCGCTATGACCAAAGGCGCGCTACGCGCGATGACGATGGTCGGCATGTTTGCCGCAGCGGTTTCACCGGCCCTTGCTCAGACCACTACCGCTGACGTTGTCGGCACTGCAACGGACGTATCAGGCGCTGTGGTGCCAAATGCGACGGTGACGTTGACCGACGTGAACACGCACACAACGCGTACCGTCAAAGCGGGCACCGGTGGCGAATACACATTCACGCTGCTGAACCCTGGAACCTATTCGCTGTCGGTTACCGCGTCAGGATTTAAGACTTTCCAGATCACCACGTTCAACCTGTCAGCCGGTGACCGCGCGCGTGAAGATGCTCATCTCGCCGTCGGTAGCGAAGGCGAAACGGTCAACGTGGAAGCGACCACGCCCGCGCTGCGCACGGACTCCGCCGCCATCATTACAACGGTGACGGAAAAGGCTACGCAGGAACTGCCGCTGAATGGACGTAACTTCATCAACCTGGTGCAGGTGACGCCGGGCGCTACGGAAGGCCTGAACAACGGTCTGGCCAGCGGCAACCGTCCCGATGATCGCCGCCAGACGTCGTCGATTTCGATGAACGGCCAGGCCGACATGATGAACAACCAGACGATTGACGGTATTGACAACAACGAGCGCGTTATCGGTTCGATCGGTGTTCGTCCGTCGGTGGATTCGATCCAGGAAGTCAGTGTGCAGACGAACGTGTTCACGGCAGAAGTGGGCCGTGCGGCGGGCGCGATTGTGAACGTCATCACCAAGTCTGGTAGCAACCAGTTCCACGGCACGGTGTACGAGTTCTTCCGTCATGACAAGCTGAACGCCAATCCGTTCAAGTTCGGCGCGGCCATTCCGAAGCCGAAGTATCGCCAGAACCAGTTCGGCGGTAGCATCGGCGGACCGATCTTCAAGGACAAGACGTTCTTCTTTGCTGACTACGAGCAGTTGAACAAGGTCTTCAATCAGAATCCTTCGTCGACGACTGTGCCCACTCTCTTTGAGCGGAACAACCCCGGTAACTTCACGGACAACGTAGGTATCAACACGATTGTTCCTGCTGCGAGCTTCGACAAGGTTGCTCTGCAGTACTTCAACCTGTTCCCGTTGCCGAACACCGGTACAGCCGCGACGGTTGCCAATAACTACACGGCGGCGCGTCCTGACTCGCAGTTCTCCAAGGTGGGCGATGTCCGTGGCGATCAGCGATTCAGCAATGGTGATCTCTTCTATGTGCGCTACACGTACAACCGTGTGGACACGAGCATCGGAAGCCTTTTCCCGGCGGTCAACTCTGCGGCCGGCGTAATCTATCCGGGCGGCAACCTGGGTTCCTATCCTGGCCCTGCGCTCACGCGTGCTCACCAGGCCCACCTAAACTATGTGCATTCCTTCACGCCGAACCTGCTGATGGAACTCAAGGCGGGCTACACGCTGCTGGATAACGCGCAGTATCCGCTGAACTTTGGCAAAGCGATCAACACCGCGTTTGGCCAACCCAATATAAATGTGGACGGACGTACGGCTGAACTCTCGGCCGTCAACGTGACGCTCGGCGGCGCAACCCTGGGCAATCGCCCGCCGATCATCTACCACGAGAACACGTATCAGTATGAAGGCACGGTCACCTACATACGTGGCAAGCAGATCATCAAGGTAGGCGCAGGTGTGATCCGCCGTCAGGACTCCACCACACAGACCGATACCGCCAACGGCAACTGGGTCTTCGACAACTTTGCCAAACTGCTTTCGGGCGACTACGCTACAGCCGCTCGCAACCAGATTTTGTACACGCCACGTAACCGTACCTGGGAACCGCACTTCTTCTTCCAGGACGACGTTCACCTTACGCCGAACCTGACGGTGAACCTGGGTGCGCGCTACGACTTGTTCACGCCGTATACCGAAACGAATAACATTCTTTCCAACTTCGATATCGTGCAGCAGAAGTTCCTTATCGCCGGCGTGAATGCGGATTCCCACGGTGGCATCAAGACGGACTACAGCAACTTTGCTCCACGCATTGGTTTTGCCTATACCCCCGCACCCAAGACCGTCATTCGCGGTGGCTTCGGTCTGACCTTCGCTCCGGAAAACACCACCTCCGGCTCGGCGCTGGTAAACCAGCCCTTCACCGCAACCCTTGGACCCTACACACAGGTCCAGGCTCCGGGAGGCTTTGGTAAGTTTGCAAACGGCATGCCCACGCCGACTGCGAATCCATACCTTGTTCCTACAGGCAGTGCGACTGCAGCGCTCGATCCGAATTTCAAGTCCACCTATATTGAACAGTTCAACCTGACCCTGGAACGCGAGTTTGCGGGCTTCGTTGGAACGCTGTCCTATGTGGGCGAGCTCGGCCGCCGCAACGGTTACTACCTGTCGGACTTCAACACCGTTCCGCTTAACCTGGCGCCGCAGTCGTTCACCGCTGCGACACAGGGCAGCACTACCCTCGCTCCGGTGGCGACGGCCGACTATAACTCCCGTCGCCGATTTGCTTCGGGCAACAACACGCAGCTGTTGGGCGTGCCGCTGTACCGCAGCACCGGTGCCAGCAGCTACCACGGCTTCCAGGCAGTGTTGAAGCGCCGCTTCAGCAAGGGCCTCGATCTGCAGGTCGCTTATACGCAGTCACGTCTGTTGGACAACACGGAATCCATCTCCAACAACGGCGGCAACGGCTTCGGTTCCACTGCAGAGTTGCTCAACTCGATTGAGTATGGCAACGGCAACCTGGACATGCGCAGCCGTATCACTGGAACCTTCAACTACGCGTTGCCATTCGGTCAGAACACGCACGGCTTCGTTGGCGTGCTTGCCAAGGGATGGCAGGCAAACGGCATCGTTGTATGGGGAACAGGTCTTCCGTTCTCCGTCACGAACAACGTAAACCGTTCCGGTACGCGTCCCACGGCAACCAACAGCGATCGCTCCGCAAGGCTCTCCAGCGGTCGCGTCGGCCATCCGACGATCACCAAGTGGTTCGATACGAATGCTTTTGTCTGGCAGCCAAACGGTACCACCAGCCAGCAGCGCCGCAACCAGCTCTACGGCCCCGGCATCCAGCGTGTGGACCTGTCGTTGTTCAAGAACTTCGATCTGACCGAGCGCTTCAAGCTCGAGCTCCGTACCGAAGCGTTCAACGTCCTGAACACGGCACAGTTCGTCAATCCGTCTGCCTCGCTCAACCAGGTAGCATGCACCACGGGATGTAACAGCTTCCCGGTTGCCGGCTTCGCGCCAGCGGCTGGTTACGGTGCAATCACTGCAACGAACTTCTCTTACAACCCGCGTCTGATTCAGTTCGCGGCTCGAGTGAAGTTCTAA